Proteins encoded within one genomic window of Panicum virgatum strain AP13 chromosome 1N, P.virgatum_v5, whole genome shotgun sequence:
- the LOC120655958 gene encoding probable F-box protein At2g36090 — translation MAMTTAATTTTTLEDLPADVLACALRRLDGRSLAAASCATAGLRALAADPETWRALCLARWPSLLQARPGLLLDSAVPPQRLFADAFPFPCLPADNAAAAAAAPLAEADEAPVALQLPAELVSAVDVYHRGAPLLSRVVETHASSSWFLTSPFRVDAVECGSPAPGPGRAPAELELSWVVVDPRAGRAVNVSSRRPVAVDRHWYTGEALVRYAVVLGGCKLEATVTCSEDAGSIREISLAAEDADGAAVSGEGTLRLLAAAMAGPRKGGEEQEEAAKRRYEEFVRSKRGRKESKARKEVLVDLCCSGVSAVAVLSFIAAVVLR, via the coding sequence ATGGCGATGAcgaccgccgccaccaccaccaccaccttggAGGACCTCCCCGCCGACGTGCTGGCCTGCGCGCTGCGCCGCCTCGACGGCCgctccctggccgccgccagctgCGCCACCGCGGGGCTCCgggcgctcgccgccgacccGGAGACGTGGCGCGCGCTCTGCCTCGCGCGCTGGCCCTCGCTGCTGCAAGCCcgccccggcctcctcctcgactcGGCCGTCCCGCCACAGCGCCTCttcgccgacgccttcccgttCCCCTGCCTGCCGGCggacaacgccgccgccgccgccgctgctcccctcGCGGAAGCCGACGAGGCGCCTGTTGCGCTCCAGCTCCCCGCCGAGCTCGTCTCGGCCGTGGACGTGTACCACCGCGGCGCGCCGCTGCTCTCCCGCGTCGTGGAGACCCACGCGTCGTCGTCCTGGTTCCTCACCTCGCCGTTCCGCGTCGACGCCGTCGAGTGCGGGAGCCCCGCGCCCGGCCCCGGCCGCGCCCCCGCGGAGCTCGAGCTGAGCTGGGTCGTGGTCGacccccgcgccggccgcgcggTCAACGTGTCCAGCCGCCGGCCCGTGGCCGTCGACCGGCACTGGTACACGGGCGAGGCGCTGGTGCGCTACGCGGTGGTGCTCGGCGGATGCAAGCTCGAGGCCACCgtcacctgctccgaggacgCGGGGAGCATCAGGGAGATCAGCCTGGCGGCCGAGGACGCCGACGGCGCGGCCGTCAGCGGCGAGGGCACCCTGCGGCTCctcgcggcggcgatggcggggcccaggaagggaggggaggagcaggaggaggcggccaAGCGGAGGTACGAGGAGTTCGTGAGGAGCAAGAGGGGCAGGAAGGAGTCCAAGGCCAGGAAGGAGGTGCTCGTCGACCTCTGCTGCTCCGGCGTCAGCGCCGTCGCCGTTCTCAGCTTCATCGCCGCCGTCGTGCTCCGGTAG